From one Dermacentor andersoni chromosome 1, qqDerAnde1_hic_scaffold, whole genome shotgun sequence genomic stretch:
- the LOC140216238 gene encoding piggyBac transposable element-derived protein 4-like: protein MHILDRPTYSRRDGSWEEVTPLEMLRLIGIIIYMGVVEVPRLHLYWRSTGIFSNLLPRNIMPWDRFFALLSFLSVGDPEDLAAAASVGKTWRVSWLLDHINQESANLFQPQRDLAVDERMVKSKARSGIRQYIRDKVTKFGYKLWVLADSRTGYTLQFSVYTGKREAPGPHGLAFDVVTKLCTKYLDQGYRVYMDNFYTSKKLFEHLLEHKTFACGTTRKDRRCFPVELKDSSWEKSAERGDVRWIRDGNILYMQWKDRRAVNLMSTIHTANEHVPAKRREKRGRQWALRVIRKPLLVHEYNAGMLGVDKSDQIIATYNVLRKCVRWWKTLFFHCVDIACVNSFILFQQHRKENPAVGELSRSTYYDQLAFREELIEQIFGYDEVAEGHAPFSPPFSPLDPIRHQPKRMKKRRNCKICYQKTKTQNRTNVMCSTCEIYLCFLPSRDCFTEWHSRQGC, encoded by the coding sequence ATGCATATTTTGGACCGTCCGACATACTCTCGACGTGACGGCTCTTGGGAGGAAGTCACTCCACTGGAGATGCTCAGACTTATTGGGATAATCATCTACATGGGAGTTGTTGAAGTGCCACGACTGCACTTATACTGGCGTTCAACAGGAATATTCAGTAATCTTCTCCCGCGAAATATTATGCCATGGGACCGTTTTTTCGCGTTGCTGTCATTCCTAAGTGTAGGGGACCCGGAGGACTTGGCAGCTGCAGCATCTGTTGGAAAGACTTGGAGGGTGTCCTGGCTTCTGGATCACATAAATCAAGAATCTGCAAATTTGTTTCAACCACAGCGCGACCTCGCCGTTGACGAACGTATGGTGAAATCGAAGGCTCGATCAGGTATAAGGCAATACATCCGAGACAAGGTGACGAAATTTGGATATAAACTCTGGGTGCTGGCAGATTCAAGAACTGGATACACCCTTCAATTTTCGGTGTATACTGGCAAGCGTGAGGCACCAGGACCACATGGCTTAGCCTTTGACGTCGTGACCAAGCTTTGTACGAAGTACCTTGATCAAGGCTACAGAGTTTATATGGACAACTTCTACACTTCCAAAAAACTTTTTGAACACCTCCTCGAGCACAAAACTTTTGCATGCGGAACAACACGCAAAGATCGTCGCTGTTTTCCAGTTGAATTGAAAGACTCATCATGGGAAAAAAGCGCAGAGCGTGGAGATGTCAGATGGATTCGTGACGGCAACATCCTTTACATGCAGTGGAAAGACCGGCGTGCTGTAAACTTGATGAGCACGATCCACACAGCAAATGAGCATGTGCCTGCCAAGAGAAGAGAGAAAAGGGGGCGCCAATGGGCTCTGAGAGTCATCCGAAAGCCACTCCTTGTCCACGAATACAATGCCGGGATGTTGGGCGTGGACAAATCAGACCAAATAATTGCCACATACAACGTCCTCAGAAAATGCGTACGTTGGTGGAAGACGCTCTTTTTTCACTGTGTGGATATCGCGTGCGTGAACAGTTTCATACTGTTCCAGCAGCACCGAAAAGAGAACCCAGCAGTTGGAGAACTTTCTCGAAGCACCTATTATGACCAGCTTGCATTTAGGGAAGAACTGATTGAGCAAATATTTGGCTATGATGAAGTCGCAGAAGGTCATGCTCCTTTCTCACCCCCCTTCTCGCCCTTGGACCCCATTCGGCACCAACCAAAAAGAATGAAGAAGAGGAGAAATTGCAAAATATGCTATCAAAAAACAAAGACACAGAACAGAACAAACGTCATGTGCTCCACTTGTGAAATATACCTTTGTTTCTTGCCCTCACGAGACTGCTTCACCGAGTGGCACAGCCGTCAGGGCTGCTAG